A region of the Burkholderia savannae genome:
TCCGCGCGCGCATTACGCGCATCGCTGGCAAACGGGCGACGTCGTGCTCACCGACAACTTCACGCTGCTGCACGGCCGCGAGAGCTTCACGAGCCGCACCGGCCGCCATTTGCGCCGCGTGCACATCCACGGCGATCCGCCGCTGCGCAATCCGCATCTGTCGAAGCAGCCGCAGCGCGCGGCGGCCGCCGATGCGGCAGCCTGACCAACTCGTCGACGGAGAGACGACCATGACGTTGATGACCGGAAACGATTATCTCGACAGCCTGCGCGACGGGCGCAACGTGTATCTCGGCGGCGAACGGATCGCCGACGTCACGTCGCACCGCGCGTTTCGCAACGCGGCGCGCAGCATCGCTTCGCTGTACGACGCGCTGCACGGCGAGCATCGCGAGCGGCTGACCGCGCCCGATCGGCACGGGCAGATCACGCACCGCTTCTTCAAGCCGAGCTATTCGGTCGACGATCTGCTGTCGGCGCAGGACGCGATCGAGCTGTGGTCGAAGATGACCTACGGCTTCATGGGCCGCACGCCCGATTACAAGGCGGCGTTCATGTCGGGGCTCGAGGCGGGCGCCGGCTATTACGGCGATTTTCGCCAGAACGCGGCCGACTGGTACAAGCGCTTCTCGGGCAGCGGCCTGTATCTGAATCACGCGATCATCAATCCGCCGCTCGATCGCAGCAAGGCGATTCACGACATGCGCGACGTGTTCGTGCACGTCGTCGACGAGACCGATCGAGGCATCGTGGTGAGCGGCGTGAAGATGCTCGCGACCGCCGGCGCGCTGACCAACGCGACGTTCGTCGCGCCCGTCGCGTCGGCGCTGCTCGAGCCCGGCAAGGCGGACGACTTCGCCGTCGTGTTCTTCGCGCGAATGGACAACCCGGGCCTGAGCCTGATGTGCCGGCCGTCGTACGAGGCCGCCGCGACGAGCCCGTTCGACGCGCCGCTGTCGAGCCGCTTCGACGAGAACGACGCCGTGCTGATCTTCGATCGCGCGTTGATCCCGTGGGAAGACGTGCTCGTCTATCGCGACGTGAAGCGCGCGACCGGCTTCTACGCGGCGTCGGGCTTCGCGAATCTCTACAACTTCCAATCCGGCATCCGGCTCGCGGTGAAGCTGGAGCTGATGATCGGGCTGTTGTCGCTCGGCACGCAGGCGAACGGCACGCAGCAGTTCCGCGGGATTCAGGCGGCGCTCGGCGAGCTGATTTCGCTCCGGCATCTGCTGAAGGCGATCACGTCCGCGATGGCGCACGATCCGGATCGCACGCAGGCGGGCGTCGTCGTGCCGAAGCTCCAGTACGCGTCGGCGCTGCGCATCCAGGTGCCGCAGATCTGGAAGCGCGTGCGCGAGCTGATGGAAACCGCGCTCGGCGGCTCGCCGCTCGTCACCGTGTCAGGCGCGGCGGACTTGCTCGATCCGCAGGTGAAGGGGCTGATCGATGCGTACTACCGCGGCGCGGCGCTCGAGCCGGAGCAGCGGATCAAGCTCTTCAAGCTGATCTGGGACGCGACGGGCAGCGAGTTCGGCTCGCGTCATTCGGTCTACGAAACGCATTACTCCGGCAATTTCGACCAGATACGCCTCGACTCGCTGACGTGGGCGACCCGGTTCGGCCAGCTCGCCGATTGCGAAGCGTTCGCGCAGCGCTGCATGGACGACTACGACGCGTCGGGCTGGTCGCGCGGCCCGTGGCTGCACGACTGAATCGCCCCGTCGATCCCTATCGTTTCAACTCAAAGGAGCAGCTATGTGCGGTATCACTGGATGGGTCGACTTCGGCCGCGATCTGCGCAACGAAGCGCGGATCGTCGACGAGATGACCGATACGCTCGCGCGCCGCGGGCCGGACGCGCGCGGCGTGTGGCTCGACAAGCACGTTGCGCTGGGGCACCGGCGCTTGTCGATCATCGATCTCGAGCGCGGCACGCAGCCGATGCTCAGCCCTGAGCGTGGCCCGCGCGATCTGCCGCGTGCGGCGATCTCGTATGCGGGCGAAACCTACAATTTTCGCGAGCTGCGCGCCGAGCTGGGCGCGCTCGGCCACCGGTTCGGCACGCATTGCGACACCGAGGTCGTGTTGCGCGCGTATCTCGAATGGGGCGCGGCGTTCGTCGATCGCCTCAACGGGATGTATTCGATCGCGATCTGGGACACCGCGCGCGACGAGCTGCTGCTCGTTCGCGACCGGCTCGGCGTGAAGCCGCTGTTCTACTACCCGACGGCGGACGGCGTGATCTTCGGTTCGGAGCCGAAGGCGATTCTCGCGCATCCCGACGTGCGTGCGCGCACGTCGTCCGAAGGGCTGTGCGATGCGCTGCTGTTCCTGCGCACGCCGGGGCAGGTGCCGTTCTCCGGCATGCGCGAGCTGAAGCCCGGTCATCTGCTGCGCGTGCGGCGCGGCGGCATCGTCGAAGAGCGTTACTGGGCGCTCGAGGCGCGCCCGCACACCGACGACCTGCCGACGACGATCGCGACGATCCGCTCGCTGCTCGACGACATCGTGTCGCGCCAGATGATCTCCGACGTGCCGCTGTGCGCGCTGCTGTCGGGCGGCGTCGATTCGAGCACCGTCGCCGCGCTCGCGCAGAAGCAGCGGCGCGCGAACGGCGGCGGCGCGTTGTCGACGTTCTGCGTCGACTTCACGGGCCACACGCGGAACTTCCAGGCCGACCCGATTCGCCCGACCGCCGATGCGCCGTTTGCGCTCGAAGTGGCGCGACACATCGGCAGCGACCATCACACGATCGAGCTGAACCAGGATGGGCTGCTCGATCCCCAGGTGCGCGAAACGGTGCTGCGCGCGTGGGATCTGCCGTTCAACTTCGCCGATCTCGACGTGTCGCTGTATCGGCTGTTCGCGCAGGTGCGCAAGCACGCGAGCGTCGCGCTGTCGGGCGAGGCAGCCGACGAAATCTTCGGCGGCTACCTGTGGTTCTCCGATCCGGGCGCGCGTCGCGCCGAGACGTTCCCGTGGCTCAAGCTCGGCGCGCATCGCGGGCTCGATCCGCGCGCGCTGTTCCATCGATGGTTCATCGACGATCTGAAGCTCGGCGAATACGAAGCGGACCTGTACCGCGCGGCGCTCGCCGAAGTGCCGCGCCTCGACGGCGAAAACGCGGAGGACCGCCGCACGCGCGAGCTGCACTACCTGACGCTCACGCGCTGGCTGCCGGTGCTGCTCGACAAGAAGGACCGGATGGGAATGGCGAGCGGCCTCGAAGGGCGCGTGCCGTTCTGTGACCACCGGCTCGTCGAGTACGTGTTCAACATCCCGTGGTCGATGAAAACGTTCAACGGCCAGGAGAAGGCGCTGCTGCGCGCGGCCGCCGCCGATCTGCTGCCCGAATCGGTGCTGAACCGCAAGAAGGCGGCGTATCCGTCGATTCAGGCGCCGGGCTACGACCGCGGCCTCATCGACCGCCTGAACCGGGCGATCGACGCCGGCCGCGCGCCGCTCAAGCCGTTCATCGACGCCGACGCGCTGCGCAATCTGACCGCGAGGACCGCGGCCGGAAGCCTTTCGGAATTCGAACGAATCCTGCTCGAATCGAGCAGCCGGCTCAACCACTGGCTCGATCTCTATCGGGTCGAAATCGACGGCGTGACGGCCGGTTGAGTCGTCGACGAACATTTCATTTGGAGAGCGTATCAATGCAAGCAATCGAGATTCGCGAGACGGGCGGCCCGGACGTCCTCGACTACGTGACGCGCGCCGAGCGTGATCCCGGCGAGGGCGAGGTGCTCGTCGAGCTCGCCGCGGCGGGCGTGAACTTCATCGACCTGTATCGCCGCGAGGGCCGATATCCGATGCCGCTGCCCGGCACGCCGGGCGAAGAGGGCGCGGGGCGCGTGCTGGCGGTCGGCCCGAACGTCAAGCGGTTCAAGCCGGGCGAGCGCGTCGCATGGACGACCGTGATGGGCAGCTACGCGACGCGCGTGATCGTGCCCGAGGACAAGGCGATCGTCGTGCCGGACGGGATCGATCTGCGGACGGCCGCCGCCGCGCTCGTGCAAGGGATGACCGCGCACTATCTCGTCCACGATTCGTACCGCGCACGCGAAGGCGACGTCGTGCTCGTCCACGCGGCGGCGGGCGGCGTCGGGCTGCTTCTGACGCAGTGGCTGAAGCGGCGCGGCGCGCGGGTGATCGGCACGGTGTCGACCGAAGAGAAGGCGGCGCTTGCGCGCAGCAACGGCGCGGACGACGTGATCCTGCATCACGCGCGCGACGAACTCGCCGCCGAAGTGCGCCGGCTGACGGACGGCAAGGGCGTGCACGCGGTGTACGACGGCATCGGCGCCGCGACGTTCGACGCGAGCCTCGCGAGCCTCAGGACGCGCGGCACGCTCGTGATCTTCGGCGGCGCGAGCGGCCCTGTGCCGCCCGTCGACGTGATGCGGCTGCTGTGGGGCGGCTCGCTCACGCTGACGCGCCCGTATCTCGAGCACTTCCGCGCGACCGTCGACGAATTCCTGTGGCGCGCGGGCGAAGTGTTCGACGGCATCCTGAACGATACGCTGAAGATCCGGATCGGCGGCACTTATCCGCTTGCCGAAGCGCGTCGCGCGCACGCGGATCTCGCGGCGCGCAAGACGACCGGCAAGCTCCTGCTCGTGCCGTGACGCCGTTTCGTTTCGCCCGCTCACTCACTCATTCATTCATTGAACAGGATGCCTATCTATGGGAAAGATCATCGGCGCCGGCCTGATCTCGCACGCGCCCGTCGTGATGATGTCGGAGGCGACGCGGCTTCGCGAGAACGGCGGCCGCGATTTCACGCTCGCAACGGGCCTGATGCGGTTGCGGCGCGACGTGTTCGATGCCGACGACTACGATACCGTGCTCGTCTTCGATAGCCACTGGCGAACGACGACCGAGGCGGTCGTCACATCGCACGCGCGGCGCGAGGGCCGCTTCACGTCGGACGAGATGCCGAACGCGATCCGGCAGTTGCCTTACGATCTCGCCGGCGATCCCGAGCTCGCGCACGCGATCGCCGAACTGGCGCCGCGGCGCGCGTCGTGGATCGCCGCGGTCGACGATCCGTGTTTGCCGATTCATTACGCGACGCTCAATCCGTGGACCTACCTCGGCCGGCCCGACAGGCGCTGGCTTTCCGTCTCCGTGTGCCAGACCGCGACCGCCGGCGATTTTCTGCGAATGGGCGAGATCGTCGCGGAAGCGATCGGGCGGCTCGAGCGCAACGTGTTGCTGGTCGCGTCGGGCGGACTGTCGCACGTGTTCTGGCCGCTCGCCGAGCTGCGCAACCGGATGGCGGGTGCCGCATCGAACATCGTGACGCCTGCGGCGCGCGCAGCCGACGAGCGGCGGATCGCGTGGCTCGAAGAAGGGCGGCACGACCGGGTGATCGACGCGATGCCGGAATTCCTGCGTTTCAATCCGGAAGCGAACTTCGGCCACTATCTGATGATGGCGGGCGCGATCGGCGCGCGCGCGTGCGTGGCGCGGGGGCGACGCTTCGGCGAGTACGAGAACGGGATCGGCACCGGTCACGTTCACTTGTGGTTCAGCCCGGCAGACGGCAGTTGGACGCAGACTGCGGCAACGCAGCGCGCTCGGAAAGCGGCGAGCGCATGAACGTCGCGGCGCGCGGGCGCGGATTCCCGGCGCCCGTGCGCGCGAAGCGCCCGGCGCCGTGATCCTTCGATGCGCCGACGCCACGCTAGGCGGAGATCGGTGCCTGCCGCTCGGGCGCGCGGGCACCGACCGGCCGGGCCCGCGCCTGCGCGCGCCCGACGCCCGACGCCCGACGCCCGACGCCCGACGCCCGGCAAGCGGCAAGCGGCAAGCGGCAAGCGGCAAGCGGCAAGCGGCAAGCGGCAAGCGGCAAGCGGCAAGCGGCAAGCGGGCGAACATCGTCGCAAGCGCCGTGTCGCGCGAAGCGGCCGTTCGGGCTCGCCGTTAGACCGGAATCGCGCCCGTGTACGTCTGCTCGCCGGGCAAGCGGGCCAGATACGCCTGGACCGCGCCGAGGAACAGACGCTCGCGAACCGATGCGTGCCGCGGTGACGTGCGAAACGCATAGATGCCGCCTTTGGGCATCGTCCATGTCGGCAGCAGCCGATGCAGACGTCCTTCCCGCAAGTCTTCGGCCACCAGATAGTCGGGAAACGCGGTGATGCCCGCGCCCGCGAGCGCCATCTGATGCGCGAGCAGCACGCTCTTCACCTTCAGGCGGCCGTTCGTCTGAATCCGGACCGAGCGGCCGCCGTTGCCGAACACCGAATAGCTGAGATTCGCGAGCCCGCCGTGCCCGATCCAGTGCGAACCGGGCAGATCGTCGGGATGCCGGGGCACCGCGTGCCTGCGCGAATACTCGGTAGATGCGACGAGCACTTGGTCGAACGCGCCGAGCATCTTCATCCGGAAACCTTTCTTCTTCGGCCACCCCGTTTCGAACGCGAGATCGATGCGTTCGCCGACCAGGTCGATTTCAGCATCGTTGCAGACGATCTCGAGCTCGATCTGCGGATGCTGGTGAATGAAGGTTGCCGCGATCGAGCTCAGATGCGCGGTGGAAAAGCCGCTCGGCGCAGCGACGCGCAGCAGGCCGGTCGATTCGTGGCGCAGGCACCGGATGCTGCCGATCACGTCGTGAAGGCCGCTCACGAACTCCTGGGAGGCCGAATACAGTTTGTTGCCGGCGTCGGTCGGCGCGATCCTGCGGGTGCTGCGCATCACGAGCTGTGTGTCGATCTCGGCTTCGAGACGACTCAGGTATTCGCTGACCAGCGACTTCGACATGCTCAAGCACTCCGCTGCCGCGGTGAAACTACCCTTCTCGACAATCGTCATGAAAACGCGCAGGTGATTCAAATTTCTTATCCCCACCTCGGACATATATCCCACCTCAAGAACGGTCAAGTTTCGAAATGCCGGGCGGCGCCCGCCGTGTCGCGGACGGGGCGCCGATGTCGCGCGTGCGCTGCATCGCAATACGGCGACATGAACCCGGCGCTGGATCTGGAAGATGGTTGTTCCGCCGCATGCGGGGCGTGTCGTCGGGGAGTATCGTGGGCGAGCGCGACGTCGGGCAGGCAAGGCGGCGCGCACGGCCGCGCGCGATCCGCGCGTCGCGAATCGCGGCTGTCGACGTGCGGGCCGGCGCCGACGGCTCGGCGCGAGTCGGGCGACCGGCGCCGCCGACGCGGCGGCGGGCTGCGAACGTCAAGTTCGTCCTCCTTTGCATGCTCGATCCACGAAAGACGGGCCGGACGAGCCGACATTCATCGCGGCCCGTGTTCTTCATGTGCGGCAATCGGTTCATCGGCAATGCGATGCGGCAGCAATCCGGTCCCGCGGAATCCATGCTCCCTCGCATACGCTTTACAACCATCTCCGTCAGTATTCCATAGCCAACTTAAGACCTTAATAAAATAATGGTAAATAATTTTATATGAGACGATTGTCTCGTCGAGAGGGCGTCGATATCTCGTGCAGAGCTGCACGTAGGCGGCGGTTGAATCCATTCATTATTTCGGCCTCATTCGATGTGTTTACGGCGCTTATGGCGCATAGCGCGCTTGCATGGATCGCACGTGAAGCCGGTGGAGGATTCGGACGTGGTTGCCGATCGAGTTCCGGGCCGGCGGAATCGGGCTGGAGCGGCATTTCGACCGGCGACGCGGCGGCCGTGCCGACGCGGGATACCGCTACGGCGC
Encoded here:
- a CDS encoding 4-hydroxyphenylacetate 3-hydroxylase family protein, with translation MTLMTGNDYLDSLRDGRNVYLGGERIADVTSHRAFRNAARSIASLYDALHGEHRERLTAPDRHGQITHRFFKPSYSVDDLLSAQDAIELWSKMTYGFMGRTPDYKAAFMSGLEAGAGYYGDFRQNAADWYKRFSGSGLYLNHAIINPPLDRSKAIHDMRDVFVHVVDETDRGIVVSGVKMLATAGALTNATFVAPVASALLEPGKADDFAVVFFARMDNPGLSLMCRPSYEAAATSPFDAPLSSRFDENDAVLIFDRALIPWEDVLVYRDVKRATGFYAASGFANLYNFQSGIRLAVKLELMIGLLSLGTQANGTQQFRGIQAALGELISLRHLLKAITSAMAHDPDRTQAGVVVPKLQYASALRIQVPQIWKRVRELMETALGGSPLVTVSGAADLLDPQVKGLIDAYYRGAALEPEQRIKLFKLIWDATGSEFGSRHSVYETHYSGNFDQIRLDSLTWATRFGQLADCEAFAQRCMDDYDASGWSRGPWLHD
- the asnB gene encoding asparagine synthase (glutamine-hydrolyzing), which codes for MCGITGWVDFGRDLRNEARIVDEMTDTLARRGPDARGVWLDKHVALGHRRLSIIDLERGTQPMLSPERGPRDLPRAAISYAGETYNFRELRAELGALGHRFGTHCDTEVVLRAYLEWGAAFVDRLNGMYSIAIWDTARDELLLVRDRLGVKPLFYYPTADGVIFGSEPKAILAHPDVRARTSSEGLCDALLFLRTPGQVPFSGMRELKPGHLLRVRRGGIVEERYWALEARPHTDDLPTTIATIRSLLDDIVSRQMISDVPLCALLSGGVDSSTVAALAQKQRRANGGGALSTFCVDFTGHTRNFQADPIRPTADAPFALEVARHIGSDHHTIELNQDGLLDPQVRETVLRAWDLPFNFADLDVSLYRLFAQVRKHASVALSGEAADEIFGGYLWFSDPGARRAETFPWLKLGAHRGLDPRALFHRWFIDDLKLGEYEADLYRAALAEVPRLDGENAEDRRTRELHYLTLTRWLPVLLDKKDRMGMASGLEGRVPFCDHRLVEYVFNIPWSMKTFNGQEKALLRAAAADLLPESVLNRKKAAYPSIQAPGYDRGLIDRLNRAIDAGRAPLKPFIDADALRNLTARTAAGSLSEFERILLESSSRLNHWLDLYRVEIDGVTAG
- a CDS encoding quinone oxidoreductase family protein — encoded protein: MQAIEIRETGGPDVLDYVTRAERDPGEGEVLVELAAAGVNFIDLYRREGRYPMPLPGTPGEEGAGRVLAVGPNVKRFKPGERVAWTTVMGSYATRVIVPEDKAIVVPDGIDLRTAAAALVQGMTAHYLVHDSYRAREGDVVLVHAAAGGVGLLLTQWLKRRGARVIGTVSTEEKAALARSNGADDVILHHARDELAAEVRRLTDGKGVHAVYDGIGAATFDASLASLRTRGTLVIFGGASGPVPPVDVMRLLWGGSLTLTRPYLEHFRATVDEFLWRAGEVFDGILNDTLKIRIGGTYPLAEARRAHADLAARKTTGKLLLVP
- a CDS encoding 3,4-dihydroxyphenylacetate 2,3-dioxygenase; amino-acid sequence: MGKIIGAGLISHAPVVMMSEATRLRENGGRDFTLATGLMRLRRDVFDADDYDTVLVFDSHWRTTTEAVVTSHARREGRFTSDEMPNAIRQLPYDLAGDPELAHAIAELAPRRASWIAAVDDPCLPIHYATLNPWTYLGRPDRRWLSVSVCQTATAGDFLRMGEIVAEAIGRLERNVLLVASGGLSHVFWPLAELRNRMAGAASNIVTPAARAADERRIAWLEEGRHDRVIDAMPEFLRFNPEANFGHYLMMAGAIGARACVARGRRFGEYENGIGTGHVHLWFSPADGSWTQTAATQRARKAASA
- a CDS encoding LysR family transcriptional regulator, with the protein product MSEVGIRNLNHLRVFMTIVEKGSFTAAAECLSMSKSLVSEYLSRLEAEIDTQLVMRSTRRIAPTDAGNKLYSASQEFVSGLHDVIGSIRCLRHESTGLLRVAAPSGFSTAHLSSIAATFIHQHPQIELEIVCNDAEIDLVGERIDLAFETGWPKKKGFRMKMLGAFDQVLVASTEYSRRHAVPRHPDDLPGSHWIGHGGLANLSYSVFGNGGRSVRIQTNGRLKVKSVLLAHQMALAGAGITAFPDYLVAEDLREGRLHRLLPTWTMPKGGIYAFRTSPRHASVRERLFLGAVQAYLARLPGEQTYTGAIPV